CCGTTCGCGACCGACGGCGGCGGCAAGGTTACGGAAGGGGCCAGCGAGGAGATCTTCTCGCTCGAGCGCGAGGGTAACGTCCGCAATCGCCAGGCGCGCGAGGCCTTAGACCAGATCACCGAGGAGTTCCGGACGCTTCCCTTCGCGACGCGGTGGCTCGAGACGGATCGCCCGGAGATGGCGCTGCGTCGGCTCAAGCGCAACAACATCGTCCACGGCTATCCGGTGCTCAAGGAGGACGACGGCTACCTCGTCAGCCAGAAGGAGCACACGATCATCGTCACCGAGGACGGCTGCGAGGTCACGACGAAGTAAGACGGAACGTCGTCGCAATCGCCGACCGGTCGTAGTACCGGTCGGACGAACCGGGAGAGCAATGAAAGAGTCGGGACGGCGGGAGACCGGGCAACGGGCGTCGATTTTTCGATTCCGTTACTGCGGGCGGTCGGAGCCGCGGTCAGGCGTTGTTCATCCGCTGGCTCGACCGATTCCCACACCGCTGGCACTCGGCCACGCGGTAGGGCTCGCGGGAGAACTGCGCGTTCTCCTGTTTGAGACTCTCGGTCCGAATCTGGACCGAAACCTCGTGGAGCGTCTCCAGGTCGCATTCTTCGCAGTGCTCGGTCATCCCGTTGAAGGAGTCGTCGGTCGTTGCCATTACCGGATTACTTGCAGTAGCCCTATCTTAAACCCACGCTTCATTTTGAGCCGTGAGTCGTGAAAATCGCAAGACGGCTTTACCATCTTCATAAAACCCTCTGAGAGCGTTCTATATCGTTTATTGAACGTTCTCTAGTCATTTCATTTGAATGGTGTCTTCTCGTAACACACTTTTGCCGGAGAATATAACCGAAAACACCACCAGCGGTCGGACTGAAACGCTTTAGGCGCGTCTCGAATGGTATCCGGTATGGACCAGGTGTTCGCACCGTGGCGAATCGAGTGGATCCGACGCGACGAGGGAAATCCGGACATCGAGGACTGCGTCTTCTGTGAACTCCCCGCGTTCGACGACGACAGAGAGCACCTGATCGTCGCGCGCAGCGAGCACGCGTTCGTCATGTTGAACAACTACCCGTACAACCCGGGCCACGCGATGGTGATTCCGCACGTCCACACCGGCGACTACACCGATCTCGACGACGCGGTCCTACTCGATCACGCCCGACTGAAACAGCGTGCGTTCGACGCCCTCGAGGTCGCGCTCGAACCGGACGGCTTCAACGCCGGGTTGAACCTCGGCGACGGCGCCGGCGGCTCGATCGACGACCACCTTCATACTCACGTCGTCCCGCGGTGGCAAGGCGACACCAACTTCATGCCCGTCCTCAGCGACACCTCGGTGATCGTCGAGGCGCTCGAGGAGACCTACGATCGCGTCCGCGACGCGTTCGCCGCTCAGGAAGGCGCAACCGTTCCCGACGAAGAGAGTGCAGTCGTCTTCGCGTTCGACTAGTGCGACCCGCGGTCGCGAACCCCGACACGGGGATGCGGCCGCGATTGCCGAGACGGTCGCGGACCGACGGCGATCGCCTGGCGAGTAACGGACGCTCGATCCGACGGCTCAGGCGTACGTCGTCTCGAGGTACTCGAGGATGCGGTCGGATTCGGCCATCGTCACGCCGTACTCCTCGTCGACGACGACGGGGACCTGCCGTTGCCCGGAGACGCGCTTGACCTCGTCGCGCTCCGAGTGGAGACCCTCGACCCAGGCGCTCTCGTAGTCGACGTCCAATTCATCGAGGCGATCCGCGACGCGCTCGCAGTACGGACAGCCGTCTAGTTGGTACAGCGTGAGCATAGCTCACGATACGGAGCGGGACGCCAAAAGGGTACGTCCCACGTCGAGCGGCCGATCGGCGCGCTCGATCGCGGATGCCGACCGCGTCGACGGAGCGTCAGACCGGCTCGCCGAACGCGTACATCGTCTCGTGGGCCGTGATCTCGAGGTCGACGAAGTCGCCCGGTTCGAGCCCGTGTTCGCTGGCGTTTTGAACGATGATCTGCCGGTAGGCCGAGTCGCGACACTTGACGGAGTCGCCGGTGCCCTCCTCGACGACCAGAACGTCCTCGCGGCGCTGTCCGACCATATCCGCGTAGGCGTCGGCGACGAGGTCGCGCTTGAGTTCGCTCATCTCCTTCGAGCGTTCCTTCTTGATCGTGCCGCCCAGACCCTTCATCTCGGCGGCGTCGGTGCCCGGCCGCTTGGAGAAGCGGGTGACGTTGATCTTCTCCGGACGGGTCTCGCGCATGAGCGCCAGCGACTGCTCGTGGTCGTGCTCGGTCTCGGTGGGGAAGCCGACGATGAAGTCCGTCGAGAGCGTCCAGTAGTCCAGATAGTCGTCGAAGGTCTCGACGACCTCGACGTACTCCTCGACCTGGTGCTGGCGGCGCATGTCGCCGAGCACGTCGTCGCTCCCCGACTGGACGGGCGCGTGCAGGAAGTCGTAGAGTTCGTCGTACTCGGCGAAGACCGCGGCGAGCTCCTCGCGGATACCGTGGACGCCCTTGGGGTTCGCCATCCCCACGCGGACGCGGAAGTCGCCCTCGATCTCGCAGATCCGCTCGAGCAGCCGGTGGAGCTTCCGTTCGCCCTCGTCCCAGCCGTAGACGCCGGTGTCCTGACCCGTGATGCGGATCTCCTTCGCGCCGGCGTGGAGCAGCGCGCGGGCCTTCTCGACGTTCTCCTCGATCGGCGGGGAGTCGATCTTGCCGGTCGCCTTCTTGGTGATACAGTACGAACAGTCGGACA
This window of the Natrinema salifodinae genome carries:
- a CDS encoding DUF7835 family putative zinc beta-ribbon protein, with the protein product MATTDDSFNGMTEHCEECDLETLHEVSVQIRTESLKQENAQFSREPYRVAECQRCGNRSSQRMNNA
- a CDS encoding HIT family protein, with the translated sequence MDQVFAPWRIEWIRRDEGNPDIEDCVFCELPAFDDDREHLIVARSEHAFVMLNNYPYNPGHAMVIPHVHTGDYTDLDDAVLLDHARLKQRAFDALEVALEPDGFNAGLNLGDGAGGSIDDHLHTHVVPRWQGDTNFMPVLSDTSVIVEALEETYDRVRDAFAAQEGATVPDEESAVVFAFD
- a CDS encoding glutathione S-transferase N-terminal domain-containing protein, which produces MLTLYQLDGCPYCERVADRLDELDVDYESAWVEGLHSERDEVKRVSGQRQVPVVVDEEYGVTMAESDRILEYLETTYA
- a CDS encoding tRNA (N(6)-L-threonylcarbamoyladenosine(37)-C(2))-methylthiotransferase; its protein translation is MARYHIETYGCTSNRGESREIERRLRDAGHYRVDGPETADVAILNTCTVVEKTERNMLRRAEELSDETADLFITGCMALAQGEEFREAEIDGQVLHWDEVPEAVTNGECPTTTPDAEPILDGVVGILPIARGCMSDCSYCITKKATGKIDSPPIEENVEKARALLHAGAKEIRITGQDTGVYGWDEGERKLHRLLERICEIEGDFRVRVGMANPKGVHGIREELAAVFAEYDELYDFLHAPVQSGSDDVLGDMRRQHQVEEYVEVVETFDDYLDYWTLSTDFIVGFPTETEHDHEQSLALMRETRPEKINVTRFSKRPGTDAAEMKGLGGTIKKERSKEMSELKRDLVADAYADMVGQRREDVLVVEEGTGDSVKCRDSAYRQIIVQNASEHGLEPGDFVDLEITAHETMYAFGEPV